One Anopheles marshallii chromosome 3, idAnoMarsDA_429_01, whole genome shotgun sequence genomic region harbors:
- the LOC128714703 gene encoding uncharacterized protein LOC128714703: MREPIATAPALTVGNVVAPSTAATMFGITNAQIVQSFNGLPPLQGDCPPAGQPCIVRTVSRASSIGGAGTLRSLKSIGGSGASSPVTSVKRNSSSSSFSSSSERRSVFYTDPEQSSTTEAAEKYDVMTNDDSCSTSDACNAVMGTASGGAEVRRQRSMLKDQRGEPKDEGTLRRLDNGQVRRKQRPCSVPVLEGVIGPKTHLKLVSQELEWERKFRDDQLSRILKALIAFETRLKNEQCRIKQQLYEKDDVINRQNCTINRMKRKMAADEGIGGSDGEEATAPTNVDEVAQYCPKCRKNYYRIECRTSGTQTFDYCRDDGAESVNTENLSLNSVEYASSSEEQESSLYVRANSFKDARRSRKYTSKRSYQGYQRGPSRASSFKSNASGPVTGALAKLVERNGRSGVRRLSGPREEESGHEAYVNIEPNANVPKIVIYENYESDKENARMDQNRQECNNYDNVEPYSNRIDTLHGIHGRNGGRFVGDGQQHPHKPQQEQRQERTEGHTDYRSVGSMRGDGSEQMELDDGTIFYEANASAGSVSNQQKYTEGMEMKQTIETNDDWYASASDMEDSDTALGKPYSNAAVNPVLECVNQILLQQSMDGFGDSNKDTTGEGAGEEEHYIKAQQPAPPPVKEPTAVRSKRVHFSTQNSMVQVPRISLQPTTSVSSQGSGSVHRKDDKVSPTYEIQSIYSNEYEPIGSEQNSYSNYYVDMESKLGSEDREREQALAEKRKTPPALPPKPANLLKLQQLSKGNQQQRQLVSSPAKGRSSSAQSDIAESEPDYCSISEIQDSVKCVQIVAEIHKDACEDDYSIVGEEEKEKLQQQQEGVTRVEADDTSGKKSCNELEESFADVPKLPNVAEIVPPKKEPLNKFIAQDNYITKSSSSSSSKASHSSGGITASSGIAGIAASVNTPSKKDGEFREQLSEIIAEINKQSPAIRNASKKQIPVKDLSPAFRAVSQIPSVAFQSKLKPVDKLSFLSKTSTAGMSGSIPSLIHTTPKLSSSIARPSIKPSMLKSSLSTKALSSTNLTLGNQFGSPVKTVSYIPNLKSPNVNSPLVGGVAASNGTASAGCSPLKSSSTSVKKVASAINLANGSATVSQTSVASVPIIIAEDSKLPIQAEFDWYNLDAEYGKSNQPDVIVEADPSSNGEAEGTGDEEDSVSCTESPSKKKVLKVEASNGVAVAEERSSTSATTTDNGSSECEEELENVEYNLDEEYKSLGPIVPPPDIIQKSVHPPITPPKNGKIPYNSLSFKELMQLNETPKSVQEAKAKPAKTAQGTENVPSGRNYEHFLDDSGLCSKPIILPRKKRVYYSGPFV; the protein is encoded by the exons ATGCGCGAACCGATAGCAACCGCACCAGCGCTGACAGTCGGAAACGTGGTGGCGCCATCTACCGCGGCCACAATGTTTGGCATCACGAACGCCCAGATAGTGCAGTCGTTTAACGGTTTGCCGCCCCTACAGGGCGATTGTCCACCGGCCGGACAGCCGTGCATCGTGCGTACAGTGAGCCGGGCCTCATCGATTGGCGGTGCCGGAACACTGCGTTCGCTAAAGTCCATCGGAGGCAGCGGCGCCAGTAGCCCCGTTACGAGCGTCAAGCGGAACAGCTCCAGTTCCAGCTTTAGTAGCAGCAGTGAACGGCGTAGCGTTTTCTACACGGATCCCGAGCAAAGCAGTACG ACGGAAGCTGCGGAGAAGTATGATGTGATGACGAATGATGATAGCTGCTCGACGTCAGACGCTTGCAACGCCGTAATGGGTACCGCTTCCGGCGGGGCCGAAGTGAGACGGCAGAGAAGTATGCTGAAGGACCAACGGGGTGAACCGAAGGATGAGGGTACGCTGCGACGACTTGACAATGGGCAGGTACGGCGCAAGCAGCGTCCTTGCAGTGTTCCCGTCCTGGAAGGAGTTATCGGTCCGAAGACCCACCTGAAGCTAGTCAGCCAGGAGCTGGAATGGGAGCGGAAGTTCCGTGATGATCAGCTGTCCCGCATACTGAAGGCCCTGATTGCCTTCGAAACGCGGCTAAAGAACGAACAGTGTCGCATTAAACAGCAGCTGTACGAGAAGGATGACGTTATCAATCGGCAGAACTGCACGATTAATCGCATGAAGCGGAAGATGGCAGCCGATGAGGGCATCGGTGGCAGTGATGGTGAGGAAGCGACCGCTCCAACGAACGTGGACGAGGTGGCGCAGTATTGTCCAAAGTGCCGCAAAAACTACTACCGGATTGAGTGTCGAACGAGCGGTACGCAAACGTTCGACTACTGTCGAGATGATGGAGCGGAGAGCGTCAATACGG AAAACTTATCACTGAATAGCGTGGAGTATGCTTCATCGAGCGAAGAGCAGGAATCGTCACTGTACGTGCGGGCCAACTCGTTCAAGGATGCCCGGCGCAGTCGGAAGTACACGAGCAAGCGCTCCTACCAGGGCTATCAGCGGGGACCGTCACGAGCGAGCAGCTTCAAGAGCAACGCATCGGGACCGGTTACCGGTGCGCTGGCAAAGCTCGTCGAACGCAATGGACGCAGCGGGGTACGGCGGTTAAGTGGACCACGGGAGGAGGAGAGTGGCCACGAAGCGTACGTTAACATAGAACCAAATGCGAATGTGCCTAAAATAGTGATCTACGAAAATTACGAAAGCGACAAGGAGAATGCACGTATGGATCAAAATCGGCAGGAATGCAACAATTACGACAACGTGGAACCATACTCCAATCGTATCGACACGCTGCACGGTATACACGGCCGGAATGGTGGACGATTTGTGGGTGATGGGCAACAGCACCCGCACAAGCCGCAGCAGGAGCAGAGGCAGGAGCGCACGGAAGGACACACCGATTATCGTTCGGTTGGGTCTATGCGTGGGGATGGGAGCGAACAGATGGAGCTGGACGATGGGACCATCTTTTACGAAGCGAATGCCAGTGCCGGAAGTGTGAGCAATCAGCAAAAGTACACCGAAGGGATGGAGATGAAGCAAACGATTGAAACGAACGATGACTGGTATGCGAGCGCCAGCGATATGGAGGATTCGGATACGGCCCTTGGGAAACCGTACAGCAATGCCGCTGTCAATCCAGTGCTGGAGTGTGTCAATCAG ATACTTCTTCAACAATCTATGGATGGTTTTGGAGACAGCAACAAGGACACTACCGGCGAAGGTGCTGGCGAGGAGGAGCACTACATTAAGGCACAGCAACCAGCTCCACCACCGGTAAAGGAACCCACGGCCGTTCGGTCAAAACGAGTGCACTTTTCAACGCAAAATAGCATGGTACAGGTGCCGAGGATATCACTCCAACCGACGACTTCAGTTTCTAGCCAGGGAAGTGGATCGGTCCACCGGAAGGATGATAAAGTTTCACCAACGTACGAGATCCAGAGCATCTACAGCAACGAATACGAACCGATCGGGTCGGAACAGAACTCGTACTCGAACTATTACGTCGACATGGAATCGAAGCTGGGTTCGGAGGATCGTGAACGCGAGCAAGCGTTGGCGGAGAAGCGAAAAACACCTCCAGCGTTACCACCGAAACCGGCCAATCTTTTGAAACTGCAACAGCTGTCCAAAGGCAACCAGCAACAGAGGCAGCTAGTGTCATCGCCGGCGAAAGGACGCAGCTCCTCCGCCCAGAGTGACATTGCCGAATCCGAGCCAGACTATTGCTCCATCAGCGAGATCCAGGATTCGGTGAAATGTGTTCAGATTGTGGCAGAAATTCATAAGGATGCGTGCGAGGATGACTACTCCATAGTGGGCGAGGAGGAAAAGGAgaaactgcagcagcagcaagaagGTGTGACCCGGGTGGAAGCTGACGACACGAGCGGTAAAAAGAGTTGCAACGAGCTGGAGGAATCGTTTGCGGACGTACCGAAGCTACCTAACGTGGCAGAAATAGTGCCTCCGAAAAAGGAACCACTGAACAAATTCATTGCCCAAGATAACTACATTACGAAGTCGTCCAGCAGTAGTTCAAGCAAGGCGAGCCATTCGAGTGGAGGTATTACAGCTAGCAGCGGTATAGCTGGTATAGCAGCGAGTGTAAATACACCCAGCAAAAAGGATGGAGAGTTCCGGGAACAGTTGTCGGAGATTATAGCCGAAATCAACAAGCAGTCGCCCGCTATTCGCAATGCATCGAAAAAGCAAATCCCGGTAAAGGATCTTAGCCCGGCATTTCGAGCTGTTAGTCAAATACCGAGTGTAGCGTTCCAGTCAAAGTTGAAACCAGTGGATAAGTTGAGCTTCCTTTCGAAAACATCCACGGCCGGCATGTCTGGATCGATTCCCAGCTTGATTCACACGACTCCGAAGCTTTCAAGCTCGATTGCTCGACCCTCGATTAAGCCGTCCATGTTGAAGTCGTCCCTCTCGACGAAGGCACTCTCCAGTACGAATCTTACGCTGGGTAACCAGTTTGGCAGTCCGGTGAAAACGGTCTCATACATCCCCAACCTCAAGTCGCCCAATGTCAATAGTCCTCTGGTCGGAGGCGTTGCAGCTAGCAATGGTACCGCTAGTGCTGGATGTTCACCACTTAAATCATCCTCCACCTCAGTAAAAAAGGTAGCGAGCGCTATAAATCTCGCAAACGGATCAGCCACGGTTTCTCAGACATCCGTGGCTTCAGTTCCGATTATTATTGCTGAGGATAGCAAACTGCCCATACAAGCGGAGTTCGATTGGTACAATTTAGACGCCGAATACGGGAAGTCCAATCAACCGGATGTTATCGTTGAGGCAGATCCAAGCTCGAACGGGGAAGCTGAAGGAACAGGTGACGAAGAGGACAGTGTGTCATGTACCGAAAGTCCTTCCAAAAAGAAGGTACTCAAGGTAGAAGCTTCCAACGGTGTAGCGGTAGCCGAGGAACGGTCGTCAACCAGCGCAACGACCACCGATAACGGTAGCAGTGAGTGTGAGGAAGAACTGGAAAACGTGGAGTACAATCTGGACGAGGAGTACAAAAGCCTGGGACCAATCGTGCCACCACCGGACATTATACAGAAAAGTGTTCACCCACCGATAACACCGCCGAAGAATGGGAAAATCCCTTACAACAGCTTGTCCTTCAAGGAGCTGATGCAGCTCAACGAAACACCCAAATCGGTGCAGGAAGCAAAGGCAAAACCGGCCAAGACTGCGCAAGGTACGGAGAATGTACCGAGCGGGAGAAATTACGAACATTTCCTGGACGATTCCGGTCTTTGCTCGAAGCCCATCATTCTGCCAAGGAAGAAGCGTGTGTACTATTCGGGTCCGTTCGTATGA